One genomic region from Polynucleobacter sp. MWH-P3-07-1 encodes:
- the rimM gene encoding ribosome maturation factor RimM (Essential for efficient processing of 16S rRNA): MSTPSLEDLIELGSIQDAQGLRGQLKVRPHSSDPVALLSSKAIWLSLLPRGVLVAQAATKPTLELYELKQAKMHSGTVVIALDGVTDRDQALALKGARILVARDTFPKAEADSYYWVDLMGCDVINLEGIHLGQVLDVTENGAHGVIALGNLADGMTKQLIPFVKDVVQNVDLSKKCITLDWQADW, from the coding sequence ATGAGCACGCCTTCCCTAGAAGATTTAATTGAGCTGGGTTCTATTCAAGATGCCCAAGGCCTGCGAGGCCAACTCAAGGTTCGTCCACATTCATCTGATCCCGTAGCATTACTTTCTAGCAAAGCTATTTGGCTATCTCTGTTGCCGCGTGGAGTACTTGTCGCACAAGCTGCGACCAAGCCAACATTAGAGTTGTACGAGCTCAAGCAAGCTAAGATGCATAGCGGTACTGTTGTTATTGCTCTAGATGGTGTGACGGATCGTGATCAAGCCCTAGCCTTAAAAGGTGCGCGCATTCTTGTCGCGCGCGATACTTTCCCAAAAGCAGAAGCGGACAGTTATTACTGGGTTGATTTAATGGGTTGCGATGTGATTAATTTAGAAGGCATCCATTTGGGTCAAGTTTTAGATGTGACCGAGAATGGTGCCCATGGTGTGATTGCTTTGGGTAATCTTGCCGATGGCATGACTAAGCAGTTAATTCCTTTCGTCAAAGACGTCGTACAAAACGTAGACCTATCTAAAAAATGCATTACGCTTGATTGGCAAGCGGATTGGTAA
- the cysM gene encoding cysteine synthase CysM, whose amino-acid sequence MATTNYLTISQTIGNTPLVRLQRIPGAENAARNNVILGKLEGNNPAGSVKDRPALSMILRAQERGEIKPGDTLVEATSGNTGIALAMAAAMLGYKMVLVMPENQSIERRQSMAAYGAELILTAASGGMEFARDYALQLQKEGRGKLLDQFANPDNPRAHIETTGPEIWRDTDGQVTHFVSSMGTTGTITGVSTYLKSKNPNIVIIGAQPEEGSQIPGIRKWAPEYLPKIYEGNRVDRIEYVSQADAEEMARRLAAEEGIFCGISAGGALVVALRIARQLENATIVFIVCDRGDRYLSTGVFPA is encoded by the coding sequence ATGGCTACTACTAACTACCTCACGATTTCGCAGACTATTGGCAATACCCCTTTAGTTCGATTGCAACGTATTCCAGGCGCTGAAAATGCTGCTCGTAATAATGTAATTTTGGGTAAGTTGGAAGGTAATAATCCAGCCGGGTCGGTCAAAGATCGGCCCGCGCTGTCGATGATCCTGCGTGCACAAGAGCGTGGTGAAATCAAGCCAGGCGATACGCTGGTAGAGGCAACCAGTGGCAATACTGGTATTGCCTTAGCAATGGCTGCCGCCATGTTGGGCTACAAGATGGTTTTGGTGATGCCAGAAAATCAAAGTATTGAGCGCCGGCAGAGCATGGCTGCTTACGGCGCAGAACTCATTCTGACTGCAGCTTCAGGTGGTATGGAGTTCGCGCGAGATTACGCGCTACAGTTACAAAAAGAAGGGCGTGGCAAATTACTTGATCAGTTTGCCAATCCCGATAACCCACGTGCCCATATTGAAACTACTGGCCCTGAAATCTGGCGCGATACCGATGGTCAAGTTACGCATTTTGTCTCCTCGATGGGAACAACGGGAACCATCACCGGTGTATCTACTTACCTCAAATCTAAGAATCCCAATATCGTGATCATTGGCGCTCAACCTGAAGAGGGCTCTCAAATTCCCGGTATTCGTAAATGGGCTCCAGAGTATTTGCCAAAGATTTATGAAGGCAATCGAGTTGATCGCATTGAGTATGTCAGTCAAGCTGATGCAGAAGAAATGGCTAGACGCTTAGCTGCAGAGGAGGGCATCTTTTGTGGCATCTCTGCTGGTGGTGCTTTGGTTGTAGCACTCCGAATTGCCCGACAGCTTGAAAATGCCACGATAGTCTTTATTGTTTGCGATCGTGGCGACCGCTATCTCTCAACGGGTGTATTCCCAGCTTAA
- a CDS encoding histone deacetylase family protein: MTTGYITHPDFLKHEMGSHHPECPERIQAINDQLIRSGVDQFLTHLEAPLASEDQLELVHSPDHVAFVKESAPASGYFMLDGDTIMNPHTWQTSLRAAGAAIAGVDAVMKGEVENVFCAVRPPGHHAEPTRSMGFCVFDNVAIAARYAIEQYGIERVALIDFDVHHGNGTEAAFINDPHVLMCSFFQHPFYPYSGLDHAKNMVNIPLPATTRGDVVRSIVEQEWLPRLRAFEPELIIISAGFDAHREDDLGQMGLVEDDYVWMTKKLKEIADQYAGGRIVSCLEGGYNLSALGRSVVAHVKALADL; encoded by the coding sequence ATGACTACAGGATATATTACGCATCCCGATTTTCTGAAACATGAAATGGGAAGTCATCATCCCGAGTGCCCGGAACGCATTCAGGCAATTAATGATCAGTTGATTCGAAGCGGAGTTGATCAATTCTTGACCCATCTTGAAGCGCCTTTGGCTTCTGAAGATCAATTGGAGTTAGTGCATAGCCCTGATCATGTTGCTTTTGTAAAGGAGAGCGCCCCTGCGAGTGGTTATTTTATGTTGGATGGCGACACGATCATGAACCCCCATACTTGGCAGACATCTTTGCGTGCAGCTGGTGCCGCTATTGCAGGCGTTGATGCTGTTATGAAGGGTGAAGTGGAGAATGTCTTTTGTGCCGTACGTCCACCCGGGCACCATGCAGAGCCCACTCGTTCAATGGGTTTTTGTGTATTTGATAATGTCGCGATTGCTGCCCGTTATGCCATTGAGCAGTATGGCATCGAACGTGTCGCATTAATTGATTTTGATGTCCACCATGGTAATGGAACGGAAGCGGCTTTTATCAACGACCCTCATGTGTTGATGTGTAGTTTTTTCCAACATCCTTTTTATCCATATAGCGGCCTAGATCACGCGAAGAATATGGTCAATATTCCTCTGCCAGCGACTACCCGTGGGGATGTGGTGCGCTCGATCGTAGAACAGGAGTGGTTACCTCGTCTACGCGCTTTTGAGCCTGAGCTCATCATTATTTCTGCAGGTTTTGATGCGCATCGCGAAGATGATTTGGGGCAGATGGGCCTAGTAGAGGATGACTATGTCTGGATGACGAAAAAGCTTAAAGAAATTGCTGATCAATACGCCGGTGGCCGCATTGTTAGTTGCCTAGAAGGGGGATACAACCTTTCTGCCTTGGGGCGTAGTGTTGTAGCTCATGTGAAGGCGTTAGCCGATCTTTAG
- a CDS encoding helix-hairpin-helix domain-containing protein has protein sequence MIKHFAFNKLVVPAAAVLLSAWLVLSGAGHAQASPVNVNTASQSELETIKGIGPAKARTIIAEREDGGHFQDANDLQKRVRGIGMKSVEKMVDNGLTIESPSSFREPNGRTKKEGSVSSRRSSRNQGNTRNHQDRPSNTRRN, from the coding sequence ATGATTAAACATTTTGCTTTCAATAAATTAGTAGTGCCCGCTGCTGCAGTACTGTTATCAGCTTGGCTTGTATTGTCAGGAGCGGGTCATGCGCAAGCATCACCGGTTAATGTCAATACCGCTTCACAGTCTGAGTTGGAGACGATTAAAGGGATTGGTCCCGCAAAAGCGAGAACCATCATTGCTGAGCGTGAGGATGGTGGCCATTTTCAGGATGCCAATGATTTACAAAAGCGGGTGCGGGGGATTGGGATGAAGTCCGTTGAAAAGATGGTGGACAACGGCTTGACGATTGAAAGCCCTAGTTCTTTTCGGGAGCCTAATGGGCGCACGAAAAAAGAGGGCTCAGTATCCAGCCGTCGTAGTTCCCGCAATCAAGGCAATACTCGCAATCATCAGGATCGCCCAAGCAACACTCGGAGAAATTAA
- a CDS encoding electron transfer flavoprotein subunit alpha/FixB family protein, with product MSALVIAEHNNLFLNAATLHTITAAVQCGGDVDVLVAGNAADAVAIEASKIIGVRKVIHIDASDLGDQLAEPLAAQILAIANQYSHILAPATASGKNVMPRVAAKLDVAQISDITKIVSSDTFERPIYAGNAIATVQSIDPIKVITVRTTSFDPVRVSGGSAEITKLAPVSSPGKSDFISRDLNQSERPELAGAKIIVSGGRGLGSGEAYQELVLPLADKLGAALGASRAAVDAGYVPNDYQVGQTGKIVAPDLYIAIGISGAIQHLAGMKGSKVIVAINKDPDAPIFSVADYGLVADLFTAVPELTKAIT from the coding sequence ATGAGCGCGCTTGTTATTGCTGAACACAACAATCTATTTTTAAACGCGGCGACTTTACATACCATTACCGCTGCGGTGCAGTGTGGCGGTGATGTGGATGTGTTGGTTGCCGGAAATGCCGCAGATGCAGTGGCAATTGAGGCATCCAAAATTATTGGAGTGCGCAAAGTGATTCACATTGATGCGTCTGATTTAGGCGACCAATTGGCGGAACCATTGGCTGCGCAGATACTTGCGATTGCAAATCAATATAGCCATATTCTTGCTCCAGCAACTGCTAGTGGTAAAAATGTCATGCCGCGTGTTGCGGCTAAGTTAGACGTGGCTCAGATATCAGACATCACCAAGATAGTTAGTAGCGATACGTTTGAACGACCAATCTACGCCGGTAATGCAATTGCAACAGTTCAATCGATCGACCCCATCAAAGTTATCACGGTTCGTACCACTAGCTTTGATCCTGTCCGAGTCAGTGGCGGGTCAGCTGAGATTACAAAGTTAGCTCCTGTAAGTAGTCCTGGGAAATCAGATTTTATTAGCCGTGATCTGAATCAGTCTGAGCGCCCAGAGTTGGCCGGTGCAAAGATCATTGTGTCGGGTGGGCGCGGCTTAGGATCTGGTGAAGCCTATCAAGAACTGGTGCTTCCTTTGGCCGATAAACTGGGGGCGGCATTAGGTGCATCACGCGCTGCAGTAGATGCGGGTTATGTACCGAATGATTATCAAGTTGGCCAAACTGGCAAGATCGTTGCACCAGATTTGTATATCGCAATCGGAATTTCAGGGGCGATTCAGCACTTGGCAGGGATGAAGGGCTCGAAAGTCATTGTGGCAATCAACAAGGATCCTGATGCGCCGATATTTAGCGTTGCTGACTATGGCCTAGTAGCCGATCTCTTTACTGCCGTCCCTGAGCTTACCAAAGCAATCACCTAG
- the rpsP gene encoding 30S ribosomal protein S16 yields the protein MVVIRLARGGSKKRPFYSIVATDKRNRRDSNFIERIGYFNPKAAETEQAMRVAQDRLSYWTGVGAQISPTVKRLIKDHPAV from the coding sequence ATGGTCGTCATTCGACTGGCACGCGGCGGTTCTAAGAAGCGCCCTTTTTACAGCATCGTTGCTACTGATAAGCGCAACCGCCGTGACTCGAACTTTATCGAGCGCATTGGCTATTTCAATCCAAAAGCAGCAGAGACTGAGCAAGCCATGCGCGTTGCTCAAGATCGTTTGAGCTATTGGACTGGCGTTGGAGCGCAGATTTCTCCAACCGTTAAGCGTTTGATCAAAGATCATCCTGCAGTCTAA
- the rfaD gene encoding ADP-glyceromanno-heptose 6-epimerase has translation MTIIVTGAAGFIGANIVQGLNARGEKNIIAVDDLRPADKYRNLADLDIIDYLDKDEFLEAFRSGRFGKVRAVFHEGACSDTMETDGIFMMANNYRYTMDLLDICTEQRVQLLYASSAATYGGSDVFVESREHEKPLNIYGYSKFLFDQVMRKRFAEKANTAQVVGFRYFNVYGPRESHKGRMASVAFHQYHQYKKDGLVKLFGEYGGYAQGQQSRDFVSVEDVVKVNLFFFDHPEISGIFNLGSGRAQPFNDVAHAVVNSLRKLDGANSEPLEQLVKMKAIEYIPFPEALKGKYQCFTQADLTKLRAAGYSEPFLNVEQGVSRYIDWLTANADFLTNPL, from the coding sequence ATGACCATTATCGTTACTGGAGCGGCTGGGTTTATCGGCGCCAATATTGTTCAAGGCTTGAATGCCCGTGGTGAGAAAAATATTATTGCAGTCGATGACTTGCGTCCTGCTGATAAATATCGCAATTTAGCCGATCTCGACATTATTGATTATCTTGATAAAGATGAATTTCTCGAGGCATTTAGAAGTGGTCGCTTTGGTAAGGTAAGGGCAGTCTTTCATGAAGGTGCTTGCTCCGACACGATGGAAACCGATGGTATCTTCATGATGGCGAATAACTATCGCTACACCATGGATCTCCTTGATATCTGCACTGAACAAAGAGTGCAATTGCTATATGCCTCTTCTGCAGCCACTTATGGCGGCTCAGATGTCTTTGTTGAAAGCCGTGAGCATGAGAAGCCGCTCAATATTTATGGCTATTCCAAGTTCTTATTTGACCAAGTGATGCGCAAGCGTTTTGCTGAAAAAGCCAATACCGCGCAAGTCGTTGGCTTCCGCTATTTCAATGTGTATGGTCCTCGCGAATCGCACAAAGGGCGCATGGCTTCAGTAGCCTTTCATCAATATCACCAATATAAGAAGGATGGACTAGTTAAGCTTTTTGGTGAATATGGAGGCTACGCACAAGGGCAGCAAAGCCGTGACTTTGTATCAGTCGAAGATGTAGTGAAGGTCAACCTCTTCTTCTTTGACCACCCTGAAATCAGCGGGATCTTTAATTTGGGCAGTGGTCGCGCGCAACCCTTTAATGATGTAGCCCATGCGGTAGTCAATTCACTCAGAAAGCTAGATGGTGCTAATTCAGAACCTCTAGAGCAACTCGTCAAGATGAAGGCGATTGAGTACATTCCATTTCCAGAGGCGCTTAAAGGTAAATACCAATGCTTTACTCAGGCAGACCTCACTAAGCTCAGAGCTGCTGGTTACAGCGAGCCCTTCCTCAATGTTGAGCAAGGTGTCAGTCGTTATATCGACTGGTTAACGGCCAATGCGGATTTCTTAACCAATCCCTTGTAA
- a CDS encoding UDP-glucose/GDP-mannose dehydrogenase family protein translates to MKVTIIGSGYVGLVTGACLAEQGNNVFCLDLDPKKIDILNSGGVPIYEPGLKEMIERNRAAGRIQFSTDIKASVEHGEIQFIAVGTPPDEDGSADLQYVVAAARNIGKHMTTPKVIVDKSTVPVGTADKVTAAITEELVKRNLSPELCSVVSNPEFLKEGAAVEDFMRPDRIVIGTSSDAAGLRAKEQMRKLYAPFNRHHERTYYMDVKSAELTKYAANAMLATRISFMNELANLADLVGADIEAVRQGIGSDSRIGYGFLYSGTGYGGSCFPKDVSALSKTAIEHGKDLKILVAVEAVNEAQKTILVEKIEKRFGQDLQGKKFALWGLAFKPNTDDMREAPSRVIIGELVKRGAQVVAYDPVAMPEAKHALELDFKGNPEGLKKVAMVDDPTTALDGCDALVIVTEWKAFRSPDFDLVKQKLKHPVIFDGRNLYEPQAMQELGIEYQGIGRHN, encoded by the coding sequence TTGAAAGTTACGATTATTGGTAGTGGTTATGTCGGTTTAGTTACTGGCGCATGCTTGGCGGAACAAGGTAACAACGTTTTTTGCTTAGACTTAGATCCCAAGAAAATTGACATTCTCAATTCTGGTGGCGTTCCAATCTATGAGCCTGGCTTGAAGGAGATGATCGAGCGTAATCGCGCCGCCGGACGCATTCAGTTTTCAACGGATATCAAAGCATCGGTTGAGCATGGTGAGATTCAGTTCATTGCCGTAGGCACTCCTCCTGATGAAGACGGCTCAGCAGACTTGCAATACGTTGTTGCCGCCGCTCGCAATATTGGTAAGCATATGACTACACCCAAGGTGATTGTGGATAAATCCACGGTACCAGTTGGCACTGCTGATAAGGTGACTGCAGCCATTACTGAAGAATTGGTAAAAAGGAACTTATCACCAGAACTCTGTTCAGTAGTTTCTAATCCCGAGTTCTTAAAAGAGGGTGCGGCGGTAGAGGACTTTATGCGCCCAGATCGGATTGTGATCGGCACTTCTAGCGATGCTGCAGGCCTGCGCGCTAAAGAGCAGATGCGCAAACTCTATGCTCCTTTTAATCGTCATCATGAGCGCACCTACTACATGGATGTCAAGAGTGCCGAGTTAACAAAGTATGCCGCTAATGCGATGTTGGCTACCCGCATCTCATTCATGAATGAATTGGCTAACTTAGCCGATCTGGTGGGCGCCGATATTGAAGCGGTTCGCCAGGGTATTGGTTCAGACTCTCGGATTGGTTATGGCTTCTTGTATTCGGGAACTGGTTATGGTGGCTCATGCTTTCCAAAGGATGTCTCAGCGCTTAGTAAAACAGCGATTGAGCATGGTAAAGATCTCAAAATCTTAGTAGCCGTTGAAGCTGTTAACGAAGCTCAAAAAACCATTTTGGTTGAAAAGATTGAAAAGCGCTTTGGTCAAGATTTACAAGGTAAAAAGTTTGCACTCTGGGGCTTAGCATTTAAGCCCAATACCGACGATATGCGTGAAGCGCCTAGTCGCGTCATCATTGGCGAGTTAGTTAAGCGTGGCGCTCAGGTGGTGGCATACGACCCAGTAGCCATGCCCGAAGCGAAGCATGCCCTTGAACTCGACTTCAAAGGCAATCCTGAAGGCTTGAAAAAAGTAGCCATGGTCGATGATCCTACTACTGCTTTAGACGGCTGTGATGCTCTGGTCATTGTGACTGAGTGGAAAGCCTTCCGCAGCCCAGACTTTGATCTTGTAAAACAAAAACTGAAACATCCAGTCATTTTTGATGGCCGCAATCTCTATGAGCCGCAAGCTATGCAAGAATTAGGCATTGAGTATCAAGGTATTGGCCGTCATAACTAA
- a CDS encoding META domain-containing protein codes for MTTQKCPLNTCQALSRWLRSVVYGIGLGLLTACSGVIPPCGAKISPPSSELRNTKWELIRWNLTPNANGEVRGRQIPMGENSNPVQLAFDASGERVSGFTGCNRFTATLSEDSRGFTFEKITTTKMACNPQRTELENDFLYELNDYRNIVRDGDRLLFIGRDREVLTFAQRDIPQSKSTFK; via the coding sequence ATGACCACCCAAAAGTGCCCCTTAAACACCTGCCAAGCGCTTAGCAGATGGCTCCGAAGTGTTGTTTATGGCATCGGATTAGGTTTGTTAACAGCCTGTTCTGGAGTCATTCCACCCTGTGGCGCAAAAATCAGTCCGCCGAGTAGCGAGTTACGCAATACCAAATGGGAATTGATTCGCTGGAATCTGACTCCTAACGCAAATGGTGAAGTACGCGGTCGACAAATTCCGATGGGTGAAAACAGTAACCCGGTTCAGCTGGCTTTTGATGCGAGCGGTGAACGCGTCAGTGGTTTTACAGGATGCAATCGTTTTACCGCCACGCTCAGTGAAGATTCACGAGGTTTTACCTTTGAGAAAATCACGACCACCAAAATGGCATGCAATCCTCAGCGCACTGAATTAGAAAACGATTTTCTGTACGAGCTCAATGACTATCGCAATATTGTGAGGGATGGTGATCGCCTGCTCTTCATTGGCCGCGATCGTGAAGTACTCACTTTTGCACAACGCGACATTCCCCAAAGTAAATCGACATTCAAATGA
- a CDS encoding lytic transglycosylase domain-containing protein translates to MAACSTPSPRVNDSADAASPDMISQAVLAQNLQLLIGQVSESQAIPPAFVESGFSDTKTIPSIRKLVLPPSGTFKKNWAVYRQRFLEPIRLKAGKTFWEQNQAYLSQIEQDSGVPAEVIVAIIGIETIYGRQTGNFRVKDVLSTLAFNYPDTPNKAVREQLFKDEIKSLILLCWTQAGGKLPANNASQNVNPELFKQCVNQNSSYAGAIGLPQFMPSSIRAYAVDGDGDGQIDLRQSSRDAIASVANFLKQQGWQPGMPIYFAIPQSTFAQASALADGEPQLKYSVQELIEKGILTPQQGDLQAGGVSPQSKALIVDLPYADQDGTDKVRYVVGLNNFLTIVQYNRSYFYAQSVAEFAEALGYKNQSVITANLPALPSAKQSTNSKKKKALHKKATKASVN, encoded by the coding sequence TTGGCAGCTTGCTCTACGCCATCCCCTCGGGTGAACGATTCAGCAGATGCCGCGAGTCCAGACATGATTTCCCAAGCGGTTCTGGCCCAAAATCTCCAGCTTTTGATTGGACAAGTGAGCGAATCTCAAGCTATCCCCCCAGCCTTCGTAGAATCGGGTTTTTCTGACACCAAGACTATTCCCTCTATCCGTAAATTGGTATTACCGCCATCCGGGACTTTTAAGAAAAATTGGGCGGTCTATCGACAACGCTTTTTGGAGCCTATTAGGCTCAAGGCTGGAAAAACCTTCTGGGAGCAGAATCAAGCCTACTTAAGCCAGATTGAACAGGATTCTGGAGTACCAGCAGAGGTCATCGTGGCCATTATTGGTATTGAAACCATCTATGGTCGCCAAACTGGAAACTTCAGGGTCAAGGACGTTTTATCGACCCTTGCGTTTAATTATCCCGACACGCCCAATAAAGCGGTCCGAGAGCAGTTATTTAAGGATGAGATCAAATCCCTAATTTTGCTTTGCTGGACTCAAGCCGGTGGAAAGTTGCCTGCCAATAACGCCTCTCAAAATGTCAATCCAGAGCTTTTTAAGCAGTGTGTTAATCAAAATAGCTCATATGCAGGCGCAATAGGTTTGCCTCAATTTATGCCCAGCAGTATTCGCGCTTATGCAGTGGATGGCGATGGCGATGGGCAAATTGATCTGAGACAAAGTTCACGAGACGCTATTGCAAGTGTTGCCAATTTTTTGAAACAGCAAGGCTGGCAACCCGGCATGCCCATCTACTTTGCAATTCCACAGAGTACTTTTGCACAAGCAAGTGCTTTAGCTGATGGGGAGCCTCAACTGAAATATTCGGTTCAAGAGTTAATCGAGAAAGGGATTTTGACGCCACAACAGGGCGACCTCCAAGCCGGCGGCGTCTCACCTCAAAGCAAGGCATTGATCGTTGACTTACCTTATGCAGATCAAGATGGGACAGATAAGGTTCGATATGTGGTTGGTCTCAATAACTTTTTAACCATCGTGCAATACAACCGCAGTTATTTTTATGCTCAGAGTGTCGCTGAATTTGCAGAAGCCCTAGGCTATAAGAACCAGAGTGTGATAACCGCTAACTTACCTGCTCTGCCGTCCGCCAAGCAAAGTACAAACTCTAAAAAGAAGAAAGCACTTCACAAAAAAGCGACTAAAGCTTCAGTTAATTAA
- a CDS encoding electron transfer flavoprotein subunit beta/FixA family protein, giving the protein MKILVAVKRVVDYNVKVRVKSDHSGIDIANVKMSMNPFDEIAIEEAVRLKEAGVASEIVVVSAGPTPCQETLRTALAIGADKAILVETDIELQPLAVAKLLKAICDKEQAQLILLGKQAIDDDSNQTGQMLASLMDIPQGTFASKVLVENGKVNVTREVDGGLETIALTLPAVITTDLRLNEPRYVTLPNIMKAKKKPLEILKPEELGVDIAPRLKTLRVDEPPKRAAGIMVANVAELVEKLKNEAKVI; this is encoded by the coding sequence ATGAAGATCTTGGTAGCAGTAAAGCGGGTTGTAGATTACAACGTCAAAGTTCGCGTCAAATCCGATCACTCTGGAATTGATATTGCCAACGTCAAAATGAGTATGAATCCTTTTGACGAGATTGCAATTGAAGAAGCGGTACGATTAAAAGAGGCAGGTGTGGCGAGCGAGATCGTAGTCGTTTCTGCGGGACCAACCCCATGTCAAGAAACCTTACGTACTGCTTTGGCGATTGGCGCTGATAAAGCCATCCTAGTTGAGACCGATATTGAACTACAGCCTTTAGCGGTTGCCAAATTACTTAAAGCGATTTGCGATAAAGAGCAAGCCCAATTAATTTTATTGGGTAAACAAGCGATTGATGATGATAGCAATCAGACTGGCCAAATGTTGGCAAGTCTCATGGATATTCCACAAGGCACCTTTGCATCAAAAGTGCTGGTAGAGAATGGCAAAGTCAATGTGACCCGTGAAGTGGATGGCGGTCTTGAAACCATTGCTCTCACCTTGCCTGCTGTGATTACTACTGACTTACGCTTGAATGAGCCTCGTTACGTCACCTTGCCCAACATCATGAAGGCCAAGAAGAAGCCCCTTGAGATTCTGAAGCCAGAAGAATTGGGGGTGGATATTGCCCCTCGCCTTAAAACGCTTCGCGTGGATGAGCCCCCCAAGCGTGCGGCTGGGATCATGGTGGCCAACGTAGCAGAGCTAGTTGAGAAGCTCAAGAATGAAGCGAAGGTGATTTAA
- the rfaE1 gene encoding D-glycero-beta-D-manno-heptose-7-phosphate kinase, producing MEKANPEQFAKTRLLVVGDVMLDRYWFGDTNRISPEAPVPVVQVGKVDERLGGAANVARNVAALGAHATILGVIGDDEPGQRVTQLLKTSGVDSQLEVDSKVPTIVKLRVIARQQQLIRLDFEEAPSDTALARKLERFEKSLSGADVVILSDYGKGALHQVTLMIEQARNQNKMILVDPKGEDYEKYRGATVLTPNRSELRQVVGRWSSEEDLTKKAQDLRRSLNLQALLLTRSEEGMSLFTDAGVSHVHAQAREVFDVSGAGDTVIATLAVALAAKWPLEKAMALANRAGGIVVGKLGTATVTSEELQ from the coding sequence GTGGAAAAAGCTAACCCAGAACAATTTGCCAAAACTCGCTTACTCGTCGTAGGTGATGTGATGTTGGATCGTTACTGGTTTGGTGACACTAATCGCATTTCTCCAGAGGCGCCTGTGCCAGTAGTTCAGGTTGGCAAGGTTGATGAGCGTTTGGGTGGTGCTGCTAACGTAGCGCGCAACGTTGCTGCCTTGGGTGCTCATGCAACGATTTTGGGTGTGATTGGTGATGATGAGCCCGGACAACGCGTTACTCAGCTTCTAAAAACCAGTGGCGTGGATAGTCAGCTCGAAGTAGATAGTAAGGTGCCGACGATTGTGAAGCTGCGTGTGATCGCACGTCAACAACAATTGATTCGCCTCGATTTTGAAGAAGCTCCTAGCGATACTGCATTAGCCAGAAAGCTAGAGCGTTTTGAGAAGTCTCTATCAGGTGCTGACGTGGTAATTTTGTCTGATTACGGCAAAGGCGCTCTACATCAAGTGACTCTCATGATTGAGCAAGCTCGCAACCAAAATAAAATGATTCTCGTAGACCCCAAGGGTGAAGATTATGAAAAGTATCGGGGCGCTACTGTATTGACGCCTAACCGCAGCGAGCTTCGCCAGGTAGTTGGTCGCTGGAGTAGTGAGGAGGACCTCACCAAAAAAGCGCAAGATCTGCGTCGCTCTTTGAATCTACAAGCACTCCTTCTGACTCGCTCGGAGGAGGGTATGAGCCTATTTACCGATGCTGGTGTGAGTCATGTTCATGCTCAAGCACGCGAAGTCTTTGATGTCTCTGGCGCTGGCGATACTGTGATTGCCACGTTAGCGGTTGCTTTGGCGGCAAAATGGCCCCTAGAGAAAGCGATGGCATTAGCGAATCGTGCTGGGGGTATTGTGGTTGGTAAGTTGGGTACCGCAACCGTTACATCTGAGGAATTGCAATGA